The genomic interval ATTGACTAGTGAATTATTTGTAGCATTCCATTGACAAAAATGTGTACAAATTCATACGCCTATCTACAAGATACAAGTTACAAGTTACAAGTTACTAGCAAACCCGTTTGGCGTTAGTAGCAGCAAGATGAATATGATTGATTGCTTCGATGTGGAAACTGAGTAATGATAATGCATATGCAGTGGCAAGAACGTCAAGTATATGCCACGAATTTGGCCAGAACGAAACTAAGATTAAGTCTtcgcagacacacacacacacacactctcccAGACTCAAGCATTCACACCTTAAGGATCTAGTTGTACGTCTATATCTGCAACTACGACTCCTGACTGATTCCAGCACTGAGGCTTCCATCGATGATGGGCTGCGCGTCCTCCTCCCGGTTTCCCTCCCCCAAACAGGTGGCCATGGGTCCATGTCGCAGCAGGGAGTAGCTGTCCCGGTGATGAACGAGTAACCTGTGCTGCTGATGGGCTATGAAACTGCTGCCCCGCCTCAAGGACCTTCTGCCCATCTCGAGGATCTCCAGCGTGGGATCCCGGGCGAAAACAAAGTTCTGGTAGGCTCTCACGAAGCTGAAGATGATGGCAAAGGCTCCGCCCAGGATCATCAGGTAGGATCCGATGGGCACGGCACTCGGGGCTATCACTGTGCCCAAGTAAATCCAGCGCTTGATGGCAGGTGTCAGCTCAGAGATGCCCTATAAAGATGTAGTTTGCAGCATAATAGATTTTCTGGGTGTGTTTTGGGCATTTGATGGCTCACCTCTTCCAGCCACATGACCGGAAAGATAAAGTCTCGAAAATCACGCACTGGGTAGACGTCCTTGGCACGTGTCACTTTAAGATTCAGCTGTATCCGCACTTTACCCTCCAGTGGAACTCCAAGTTTCTAATGGAGAACAGAAATTAAGTTAGAAGAGCAATGCGGAAAAAACACGAGCGTCATATAAGAACGTTACATTTAAGATACAAATTAAACTACGTAGGCACATGCTAGAGCTCACATTTCCATGGTGACTTTGATACTTTAGGTTtatgatatattattaaattcacTCACCGGTTGTATTTTGAAGTAGGTTTCATGCTTCTCACGTTCTGGCTTGAGGCCTTCCACGGAATCGAGAAGATCTGGGTGGGATTCAAAGAAATGCGGATTGGAAATGTAAACGGGGGCGCCATATTGGCACGGACTGATATTCTGGAGACCCTGAATGGGCTCATATTCGCTGGTATCGTAGCACTTGTTCTCCGGATTGTGTGCGGAATCGCCGTAGGAGTTATTGGGCAGCCGGAACAGATCCGCCGCTATGCCATCCTTTTCCACGCTCTCCACATATTTCAGCGGAATAATCCGGCACAAATCCTTATCGTATATATGAACCATCTCCGATTTGGTGAGTTCCCGCGGCGGAAAGAAGGATCCCTCCGATCCAGCTATACTCGTGCACGGCGGCTCGCTCCAGTGCGGCAGGTGATCCATCCCATTCAGCTGGTCTATGTAGCCAAACTGGTCCATGCTGTCCATGCCCGTCTTAACGGAGGACACCTCCGTGAGGGTGCCATTGCGTCCCAGGAGCAGACCCATCCTCTCCATCGGTCTCATGTGCTTCGGATAAAACCTGTGTGCCAAGCTCACCAGCGCATCGTCGTAGCCAAAGGCCAACTGCTCGGCAGTGACGTTGATGAAGGGTTTGAATTGGGCAGCCGTTACCACCACGGATATGGTTTTGGACAGGAGATATCCCAGCTTGGGGCTGAGACTGGTGAGGGTCTTTGGGAAGGTAATTAGTATTAGTTTTATAAAAGGGAGTATTATTCAATGAGAAATATATAGGGAATATTAGCTATGCAATCCTTACCAGCAGGGGAATGTTGGGCGTGACTATGGGCGTGTCCTTATCAATACTCAGTTCAGGAACAAATTGCAGTATCTTCTTATGCTGATATGACACGGTGTAGTTATTCTCGTGAAACTTGACATTCACCTTCTGCATGTCTTCCCTGTGAAAAAGCGCAGAAAGAGAAAATAATGTCTTATCATAAATCGGCACGTGCTGCGGACTTGGATTCGTGGTCCAAAGTCAGGGGCGGCCAACAAAAAGCCAAGCAATTGAATGTCAAGTTCAGTTTCGGCCGgggaaaagcaaaaggcaaaacgAGTCGAAACCAACATAAAAAGTGGCAGCGAATGACGGGCACTTTGGGCCTCGATTGTCATTATGGCCACAATTTTAAACCTATCATCACCAGCCGAGATTCCCATGCAAATTTAAATCTAAGCTTGTGATGCAGTGATTGAATGATTGATCACTTTGAACCGAACCCTCTCAGGTTATCCTTCATTTAAACGGGTTCAGTTCAAGCTGTCCATGTGGAGGCCTATTATTAaacattgcattgcatttgcaCTAGCTCTAGATGTTGCAATCTCACTCAGCGGAAACTCGCCTTCAAGAGCTGTGAGCTCATGGTTTAATTGGCCAACTAATTGCACGGCGGCTCACGGCTGTTGGCCAGTTTGATTGGGTGTTAAAATCCGAAGAGATAATTCAATTGTTTGCACATTGCCGTGGCTAATGCCCAAGCTTAGTTTAATCTGATCTTGATAAGTCCTAGCCTATTAAGTGattaatagaaatatattaGCTGATATGCAAAGATATAACTAAGTGGTGGTATTTTTTACAcccattttaaataatatcaaacTGAGACATTTGAAGGCCTAAAGACAAAGTAAGACTTTGTAACTTTTGCATTAGTTTTAAGAACTTCTAAGCTATAATTATCTACCAGCTAGCAGTGAATTGCGGTATCCGGAATTCAATAGTCTCAGAGCTGGGGAAATAAATCAGATATCATTTACTAAGCCCCTAATTTTCCCTTCTAGAAGTTCAATAAGTTAACCATTAACCGTTACCGTAGCGAATATTTTTAGCCACTTGAATTGCTTTTAGCCACTTGCGATTCTAATTACAGGTATTAAGACATTAACTTCCCAGCAAACCGCGACCAATCGGAGTGCTGTGCCAAAGCGGCCGTGGAAATTTATCTATGCCCAAAGGTTTTCCAACCTGAGGTGTCAGAAAAGGCGTAACGAATCTTTCAATTGCCGCGATGTATGGCCAAATTCTGCAGCTGGGTGGCTTACCTGTAGACAAAAGGTCCAACTTCTTGCAGGTGCGGCTTTTCACCGCGGAGGAATCCATCCGGATTGGTCACATTGTAGATGTAGAGCTTGGTCAGTCGGATGACGCCGGGCCTTTGCCAATAATGATAGCTCAGTGTATCATTCCACAGCCTTAAGTTCTAAAGTTCACCAAAATTAAAACCTTTGCAGATCAGATTCCAAGGAAAACTTACCTTTAGTATAAAATAATCCAGCCAGGGCATGGAGGATAGAATAATGCCTAAGATTAAAGTAATTATCCCAATAATTATCACAGCTAGTCTATCTGCAAGgaaagaagaaataaaaagttattattttCCTGATTAGGCACGAGTCAAAGTATTGCAGCAAGACTTAGCTAAGTGCTGTTATTAAAAATCTCGTGGACAGTCCTAGAAAGCAGAGCAAAATGCTTGAGTTATATAACCCAGTTTTGTTGACTGAATAGTGACGCAAATTACCCCCTGATGTGCAGCTTTTCATATTCCTTTTTAATGCCGCTTTTTTGTGCAATTTCGTaaggtaaataaaataaaattatttgcgAATTTCACGGTGCAATTTCACGGATGTCACACGCAATTACAATGGTCAACACTCAGATTCGCCATCTCGTGGGCAGTCAATCGCGATCTTGGCCGACTTATCGCCAGCGGACATACAGCATACAGCATATACACGTATGACAGCTGCCAAAATTTACGACCCTCTGTTATCACTAATTGAAACTGAATCTCGGCCGATGCAATGTTAATTGGCCCATGCACTTAGTCTCTGGACATTGGACGTCCGCAGCATCAACATCAACTTCaaaatccacatccacatcacctggctggcatttggaggcggtgggcgtggccagcagCATCTCAAATCCGCTGATGATTCCGCTGAttattatgatgatgatgatgataaagatgatgaagatgatggGCATGCAATGCCAACGGGTTCTGAGTATTTTCACGGGTTTTTCTGTACTTGCGGCGACCAGTCAACGAACTGATCGCCACGCCAATCCGATCAAGAAAAAGCGTTTTCGCTATCAGGTTTCGCCAAAAAGTGCCGCCGCCCCGAAAAAGTGCAAGGTGAAGCGTTTTGAAAcaacataaatttcaattttatttattatttattatcttATAAAAAGCTGCTTCGATTTTGCAGGTCACTGAGTCAAAAACGGCGACGTCAGCGATAAGGTCgaaaaaataagtgaaaaGGGAAGCAAGTTGGTTGGGAAAACGAATCCAAAAGTACTCTACACGAAATAAATAGCAGggataataaattataacgTAGAAAGTATTATTAAGTTTAACAAAGTAAGAActaaatttgtaaaatatatttttgatttaaaagtAGGTTTAACACTTTAAAGTCTTTAACTGATTGATTTAACTATTTAAACCTTCTGTAAGAGTGCGATAAAAATGCACTTGGGTACAGAAACCTACCCCGTGAGTGCCATAAATCAGCTTGGAACTCATTAAGTCCATATTTTCAATATGGGTGCAATACTTGCTGTCAAAACATAGTCGGATTATGGGAGTAGGTGCATTGAATCACTCTTTGGCTGGCAACATTCCGGCGGTTGCTTCTCTGGTTTGTGTTCCACTGACCCTGAAGAGCTCGACGATCATAAAATCTGTCCCAGAGAAAGTTGCGCAAAAAGGAGAGTGAAGTAAAAAGCCGAAAAAGCGACAACAAGTGTCATAAAACGAGGCACATAACATTTCGGAGCCCAAGGTCAAGGGAAGACTGCGCCTCAACGGAAGGCTTTATTCGGTTGTTCGGTTCTCCAAAGCTATAATGTTACTGCAATCGAACGGCTATTGCAAATCGGGTTTCTGAGCGCGCTGGGAAGATACATATAGCCATATAGGCATATAGGCATATAGCCGCAGCGATATGGTCACTAAACATTTGGCACACAATTGATACGTCAGCGAACGACGACTGTTGACAATTATGCTGATCCCCAAGTAAACGCTGTTGTGGCTACTTACTTGTATATTTCTGTGTTGAGTTATGTTTTCTTTGCAGGGGTTTGGCTTTTATATGCGATTACCTGTTCATACTGGAGgcttgaaaatgaaaaattacaaAGTAAATCGTATACTTATTGTAAACTATAGTAAATATGTTTTGGCGACCCCTTTTCTGTGCGCCTCTGCCTTAATTGGATTTGGCCGCTGGTGTCATATGCTCGTTTCTTTTGAAAATTACAGCTGAGCACGCGATTCTCATATTTTCAAGCTTCTAAACTCGACAGCTAGCCAAAAACCACGCacaaatgttaaaaaaaaaaagaaaagcacatcgagaaaagcgagaaaaaccTAAGAGCTCTGCAATTGCCGTAGACTTTCAAACTGTTTAAATGAGACAATTTAAATGGTCAGTAATATTAGCTGGGAGGCTTAAGTGAAACATTTGCTGGCTGGGAGGTCTATGCAACCTGGTTTTATTTGTAGTTTCTGTTGAAGCTTGGCccgaaaaactgaaaaaaacacaaaaaaaaaacacaaaaaaaggcgaaaaagaaTAAACGTAAGTTTCCCAATTGCCTGTTAAAATTAACGCTCACAATTACCGGCCGTaaagctgcagctgcttcGCAGCTCTTGGCCAACAAAAGTGGCGGCGAAAAGGCAACAAAGCGTGCTGGTCATATACCATTTCAATAGACAGTTTCTAGACCCGCATATAGACAATACCATGCCATGTCCATTAACAATAGAGCTAAACAGTTGCAATGTCCGAGACAATCGAGCCGAGATTTCGCCTAAGAACGTGCCGTGCAAATAACAATAATCCAAGATCTGATCCGGCTGCCCCTCCCCCAAAATCGTTATGGCCATGTAAACACTTTTGTTTAAGCAAATAATCCAAGCAATTCCTGGAGGTCCGAGTTCACTTCCTCGTACGCGTTACAATTTGCATCACGTGACCGCATCTCCTCCGCCGATCTTCTATCCGTAAGCTATATATACTCGAGATACTGGAGATCCCTTAGTGGCCAATTAGCCGAAACAAAGGGCAATGGCTATGGGCATGTCccacgaaaacaaaaaacaaaaaaacaaaacatcgCAACCGGTTTCTGGCTACCGAGACGTGCCTTCGCACAATTTTGCATTTAAGTTATCGCGTCGCGGCCCTTAATTAAAGCATTTACAACTGATTCTCGGTCGGGATAAGGACCCAACCGAAAGGAGGGTATGCATGAAGAGATGCGAAGGCCGAAGGTTAGGAACTGGATCTGGAAAGTTTGCCCCGAGATGAAAGGCAAACAATGCGAAGGCTCGTAGCGGAAATCCTGGGGAGAAACCCAGAATGGAAAGTGAACTGGCATTTCCACTCGGTTGAGTCAGCCAAGATCGAAATGGAATGTTATTGATGACCCCATTTAGATTAATATGGGAAGATACCAATTTAACGGACGACAACATATTTCTTCATAAATGTTTCGCAGACTTCCTATATGAATGAGTTGTTGCTTCTTCTCGTATTGTATAATAATGGAAATGTAAAAAGATTCTCTTTATTGTTTctcattttatatttacaacttttaaagtttcagtatttttattttatttatgcgtttttcaaacaatatatttattttggcttcTGGTTGACTGCATTCTGTGTCAACATCTTAAAAATTCCGACGCAGAGCAACCGAAGCTGAGGCACGATCTTGGCCAGGCCTTAATGCCAGCATGTGGTTATATAATCGCAAAGTACACCACACTAGCAGACTCGCAGATTCGGTCGCAGATTGCCAAAGAGTCCGCTGCCATCGGGAACTCTTCTTCTTCGGcagagctgagctgagctgggCTGAGCCACTTGAGTCTCGACTGCATCGACTGCAACCATCGCGCCTGTTTCTGTTTGAGCCGGCCaaacaaatggccaaaagcacGTCGCCCGCGTCTAGAGCCCCCCTACCCCCACTTAAGACATAGAATTGGCCATAAGCAACCTGCATGTGTTTATTCATGCTCACTCTCCCAATCCACACGGCATCCACGGCGGCTACTTGATTTCGCACTCGCCAGCACTCAACTCACTGTCGCTATCACTGGCCCCTTGAATCCACTCGGAACCCACTCGTTCACTCTTTTTCGGCGCTCATTCACTGCCTTGCAGCTTTAgctgcacagcgagaaatacTAGGGCTGATATACTCACCAGCTGATGAATAAAAACCACTAATTAACACAATcacttaaattaatattagAGTTAAGGTAGCTTCAGGTTTCACTACATTAATCAAGACTGCTGCTTTGTAATACATATATTAAGTAGTGTTATTACCATCAAGTTCAATTGCTTTCTGTGTGGCCAATCGCACCCCCCATCCCCTCGCCAAATGTCTTAGCCATTGATTTGGcaacattttcatatttgcttTGAATGAGCTCGTGGCTAGTTGCTGGTATTGGTCTTCGTACGTCCGAGTATTTGGCAGTTAAAAGTGGCTAGTATTGCTGGCCACATAGTTTTCAATTGcgaattttctgtttttaatgctgcttgttgtttgtttgttatgTTCAGGCTTGGCAATAGAATTGCCCAAGAGAAATCAGCTAGCTTCCTCCATAAGAAGTAACATAACAGATAGACAGCATCTCTCATATAAGCCAGTATATGGAGGGCAATTAAAAGCTTGGCTATTTTGGCCTTTAATCGTAAAGATATATCTCAGATAAGTCCTTCGGCGATCGTCACGTCCAACAGAAGTACCCATAATTGCTCCGTGGCCAAACAGCATCCCCTAGAAGTCCAATAGCAAGGCACTTGGCGAACATGGCAATAAAGCCAGGCCAATAGTCAAGTGCAAAGCgcttaaaaaataattctATATAAGCGACAATCGAAAAACGCCTCGAAAACGAAGTGAAACCGAAACCAGAAAATACACAAAATTCAACCAAAAAACTAGTGAAAAGCGAAACGTAAACAAACGGAGCCTGGGCTTCAGTCTAAGCCAAGTTCAGATTGCTGCCGTCCCTCTCTGGCGAATGTTCTTGGCCATGGTTACTAGTTACTGTTTGCTAGCTGGCtagttggctggctggctgcttgCACACTTGGCTGCCTTCGACTAACTAAGCCTAGCTGGCTTGGCTCGGCTTACtcggcgtatacgcaatgtcGGCCATTGCATAGAACGCTACAATTTGAGTTTGAATTGGAAAACTCGAGTTCGTGTCTGTATGTTTCCTTGATTTACATCTGCGCGTAGTTGGCTGCTTAGTTTAGCTGTTTCGCTGTTTCGACTTTTCGTTTTCAAGTCTGCCTCtaaattgttttgtattttagtCTCTTGGTTTTTCCTTTCGGCCAAAGActagtttttcatttttttggcTGCAGTTCTTGGATGACCAGTTTTGTAAACAGCATTTTGCGGTATTTTTTCAAACTGTCAATTTGCTGGTGTGGGTATGGTCTTTGCTTTCAGCGAACTCAACAAGCATCTGACCAATTTGGCAGTTGATATTGACTTTTAGCTAGCTAATTGAgcatttaataacatttttccttaattcaattttcttgTTGTCTGTCGAAGGTGATAGGAGTCTGTCAGTCAAGGCATTTCCTTTTCGGGAAAGCTTGTCCGAATAGTATGGGAAAACTCCCAATATGGTGGATTACATTATGCTAAAAGAGTTTCCAAGATGTTTTACCTgattcttaaatatattttccgcAACTACCATTAATGATTTGCTTCATGCTGAAATTAATGTActaattgttttgttttcaa from Drosophila yakuba strain Tai18E2 chromosome 3L, Prin_Dyak_Tai18E2_2.1, whole genome shotgun sequence carries:
- the LOC6532469 gene encoding lysosome membrane protein 2 isoform X1, coding for MGLEKHYLRYGRTARDHLLDWATCGRGRREQQQQQQQHPQQQQQHAQPSQGSTATGRRSRPHVTHRGTPLSMLISNGVRISNNRLAVIIIGIITLILGIILSSMPWLDYFILKNLRLWNDTLSYHYWQRPGVIRLTKLYIYNVTNPDGFLRGEKPHLQEVGPFVYREDMQKVNVKFHENNYTVSYQHKKILQFVPELSIDKDTPIVTPNIPLLTLTSLSPKLGYLLSKTISVVVTAAQFKPFINVTAEQLAFGYDDALVSLAHRFYPKHMRPMERMGLLLGRNGTLTEVSSVKTGMDSMDQFGYIDQLNGMDHLPHWSEPPCTSIAGSEGSFFPPRELTKSEMVHIYDKDLCRIIPLKYVESVEKDGIAADLFRLPNNSYGDSAHNPENKCYDTSEYEPIQGLQNISPCQYGAPVYISNPHFFESHPDLLDSVEGLKPEREKHETYFKIQPKLGVPLEGKVRIQLNLKVTRAKDVYPVRDFRDFIFPVMWLEEGISELTPAIKRWIYLGTVIAPSAVPIGSYLMILGGAFAIIFSFVRAYQNFVFARDPTLEILEMGRRSLRRGSSFIAHQQHRLLVHHRDSYSLLRHGPMATCLGEGNREEDAQPIIDGSLSAGISQES
- the LOC6532469 gene encoding lysosome membrane protein 2 isoform X2, producing the protein MPIIFIIFIIIIIIIISGIISGFEMLLATPTASKCQPDRLAVIIIGIITLILGIILSSMPWLDYFILKNLRLWNDTLSYHYWQRPGVIRLTKLYIYNVTNPDGFLRGEKPHLQEVGPFVYREDMQKVNVKFHENNYTVSYQHKKILQFVPELSIDKDTPIVTPNIPLLTLTSLSPKLGYLLSKTISVVVTAAQFKPFINVTAEQLAFGYDDALVSLAHRFYPKHMRPMERMGLLLGRNGTLTEVSSVKTGMDSMDQFGYIDQLNGMDHLPHWSEPPCTSIAGSEGSFFPPRELTKSEMVHIYDKDLCRIIPLKYVESVEKDGIAADLFRLPNNSYGDSAHNPENKCYDTSEYEPIQGLQNISPCQYGAPVYISNPHFFESHPDLLDSVEGLKPEREKHETYFKIQPKLGVPLEGKVRIQLNLKVTRAKDVYPVRDFRDFIFPVMWLEEGISELTPAIKRWIYLGTVIAPSAVPIGSYLMILGGAFAIIFSFVRAYQNFVFARDPTLEILEMGRRSLRRGSSFIAHQQHRLLVHHRDSYSLLRHGPMATCLGEGNREEDAQPIIDGSLSAGISQES
- the LOC6532469 gene encoding lysosome membrane protein 2 isoform X3, translating into MKSCTSGDRLAVIIIGIITLILGIILSSMPWLDYFILKNLRLWNDTLSYHYWQRPGVIRLTKLYIYNVTNPDGFLRGEKPHLQEVGPFVYREDMQKVNVKFHENNYTVSYQHKKILQFVPELSIDKDTPIVTPNIPLLTLTSLSPKLGYLLSKTISVVVTAAQFKPFINVTAEQLAFGYDDALVSLAHRFYPKHMRPMERMGLLLGRNGTLTEVSSVKTGMDSMDQFGYIDQLNGMDHLPHWSEPPCTSIAGSEGSFFPPRELTKSEMVHIYDKDLCRIIPLKYVESVEKDGIAADLFRLPNNSYGDSAHNPENKCYDTSEYEPIQGLQNISPCQYGAPVYISNPHFFESHPDLLDSVEGLKPEREKHETYFKIQPKLGVPLEGKVRIQLNLKVTRAKDVYPVRDFRDFIFPVMWLEEGISELTPAIKRWIYLGTVIAPSAVPIGSYLMILGGAFAIIFSFVRAYQNFVFARDPTLEILEMGRRSLRRGSSFIAHQQHRLLVHHRDSYSLLRHGPMATCLGEGNREEDAQPIIDGSLSAGISQES